The proteins below are encoded in one region of Telopea speciosissima isolate NSW1024214 ecotype Mountain lineage chromosome 10, Tspe_v1, whole genome shotgun sequence:
- the LOC122642052 gene encoding probable ribose-5-phosphate isomerase 3, chloroplastic, with product MASLALLSPSSVKSSSSVLGNNATRLTLRSPSSVILRTPRHAPVSIKAVSSPSQSPPVSQDDLKKMAADKAVEYVSSGMVLGLGTGSTNFYVLAKIGELYNSGKLKNIVGIPTSKRTAEQAVSLGIPLSMLDDHPHIDLTIDGTDEVDPKLNLVKGRGGALLREKMVEAASDKFVVVADESKLVDGLGGSGLAMPVEVVQFCWKYNLTKLQELFKEEGCEAKLRLNADGKPYVTDNSNYLVDLYFKTPIKDAPAAAKEMSGFEGVVEHGLFLDMATAVIISGTEGVSVKSK from the coding sequence ATGGCCAGCTTAGCCCTTCTCTCCCCTTCTTCCGTCAAATCTTCGTCTTCCGTTCTCGGAAACAATGCCACTCGCCTTACCCTGCGCAGCCCGTCATCCGTGATCCTACGAACTCCTCGCCATGCTCCCGTGTCCATCAAAGCCGTATCATCCCCATCCCAATCTCCCCCTGTATCCCAAGACGACCTCAAAAAGATGGCCGCCGATAAGGCCGTGGAATACGTTAGCAGCGGCATGGTCCTCGGACTCGGCACCGGCTCCACTAACTTCTATGTTCTCGCCAAAATAGGCGAACTCTACAACTCGGGCAAACTCAAGAACATAGTGGGCATACCCACATCGAAGCGTACCGCCGAACAAGCCGTCTCACTGGGTATCCCTCTTTCGATGCTTGACGATCACCCACACATTGATCTCACTATCGACGGCACCGATGAGGTCGACCCAAAACTTAATTTGGTGAAGGGACGTGGTGGTGCTCTCCTGAGAGAGAAGATGGTGGAAGCTGCTTCGGATAAGTTCGTTGTGGTGGCCGATGAATCTAAATTGGTCGATGGTTTAGGAGGTAGTGGCCTCGCTATGCCGGTCGAGGTCGTGCAGTTCTGCTGGAAGTACAACTTGACGAAGTTACAGGAATTGTTCAAGGAAGAAGGCTGCGAGGCTAAGCTCAGACTGAATGCAGATGGGAAGCCTTACGTTACTGATAATTCGAACTATCTTGTTGATTTGTACTTCAAGACTCCAATCAAGGACGCCCCAGCGGCAGCGAAAGAGATGTCGGGATTTGAAGGAGTGGTGGAGCATGGATTGTTTCTCGACATGGCCACTGCGGTTATTATTTCCGGGACTGAAGGAGTGAGCGTGAAGAGCAAGTGA